A window of Deltaproteobacteria bacterium genomic DNA:
TGGCCTTAAGAGGCAGGAGGTGTCCCCATACCTGTAGACAGACCGTTCTTTCAGCGGAACTGAAGAATCCGGACGGCTCGACCTGTAAGGAGTGATTCAGATCAGAAAGGCGCTGTTGAGCAGGAAAACGGAACGTGTCCCTTGTGGAAAAAGTAAGGACCTGTAAAGGAATGACGGATTACCGGAAGCGGGGTAGACTGCTCCTTCCACCACCGAAAGGGTGCTGAAAAAAGAACCCTGATTTCCATCGGGATGAAAAACCGGGGAAGAGATCCCTTGTGAAAGAATCAGGCTGCAGTTACAGAGAGGGCATTGAACCGCATGGGAATGCGAAGAGGAAGTCCCTTTCTGCGAAGTGTCCGGATTGCACCTTTGATCTGCCGCTGAACTTTGGCAACCCTCGACCGCCCCGGCCTGCTGTTCCATGCCTGAGGAATGATTCCCCGGCAGACAGGAGCAGAATGCGGGAGTGGTCTGGAGAAGCAACAAGAATACCGCGAGAAAGGATATCCTGAAGCTCCACTGTGACCTGCGCTGTCTCTGTAAACTTTCCATATCAATTACATATGATAACTGTACAATAATCGAAAGTCAAGTTCCCCGAAAGAAATGTTTTTCACGCACTATCCGGACTGCGGGCACTATTGCTTTACAGAGAGATCGAACCCTTTGCTTCCGCCGTGAGTTCAATCAGGCTCATCGCCCCCGCCGCCCGGACGCCCGGTAGAAGATCCGCTTCCGTGATCTTCTTGTTCGCCATGGTCTGGGTGCAACACTGAATCTCGACGCCCAGGTCGAGGGCTTCCTCGATCCGTTGGGTGAGGGTTGGGACCCCCGGTAGGGGGGTCTCCTCTTTTTCAATGGCTCCTTGAACCATGAGTTCTACCCCTGCCTGAATACAGTAGAGGACCGTCCGGTAATCGGCGGCGGCGGCGAGGCTTGCGAACATGAAGGCCGAGCGGGCCCGGGCGATATTATCAAAGCCGGAGGCCAGGAGCACGACATAGAGGTCGGCCATACTCTTGCTCCCGGCATGATCGGTGGACCGTTCTTTTTCCTCGTTGATCATTGCACCTCCAGTTTTGTCTCGATCGCCACCGGTCGACTCAGGGTGACCCCGACGGGAGAGGTTTTAATCACATGTTCATGGAGATCCTGCAGCGCCTGTGCATCTGCTTTCCCTTTGATCTTGACGGTTGCCTTGATATTCTTGTAGCCCGGAAGTTTGTCCATGTTCAGTTCTTCCGGAGGCTCCAGGCCGAGGAAACCCGGCAGATCGATCTCCCCTTCCAGGTCGATATTGATGTCTTCCAGTTCGATTCCCCGGGCCGCGGCGTTCATGGCATAGCCGATGGTCAGGCAGGCGCCGTAGGCCTGAAGGACCATCTCGACCGGGTTGGCCGCCGTGTCGGTTCCGCAGAGCATCTCCGGTTCGTCGGCCAGGAGGGTGAAGTCTCGAGAGCAGGTCCAGACCTTGAATCCTCCTTTCCATTTTGTGTTGGCCTTCCAGACGGTCTTGCCAGCGGTCCAATTCTGTTTGACCCCTTCTACGGTTGCTCCCAATTTTTCCAGTTCAAGTCCATTGAGCATCGTCATGATGATACCTCCTTTTCGGTTGTAAGGATGAATGAAACATAAATTAACGAGAATAGATTCTGCAAGTCTTGTACCAACACTTTCGCAAGATCAGTCCGATTGTTGTCCGGGAAATGTCCAGACCGAAGAGTATCTATAAATATCGAAAGATAACCGGTTGATTTATAGAGTCATTATTGTGTTGGGATTTTCCGGAGAGAAGAGCTTCCTTGAGAATACTTTGTGCAAAGAGAAGATCTGTTTTGTCTTTGAAAGAGGGAGGATGAGATATTTTAGTGCAAATGTTGCAAATTGCAATGTTTTGCGGGGTTCTGTTGGGGTGGAACGCCGCGACCGGTTCCCTCTGCCCATGTAAGATGATGGCGACGGATTGCAAGTTGCAATCATTGATGTTTCTTCAGCTTTCTCCAAAGGGTCGAAGTGTCGATCTTTAAAAGTTTCGCTGCCTTCTTTTTGTTTCCCTGCGTCATGTTCAGTACCTTCAGGATATGGGTCTTTTCCATCGCATCGAGGGACCAGTTTCCCTCCGGAAGATTCTTCTGAAGGGTGAGAGCGGTCGGGAGGTCTTCCGGCTCAATCGTATCGCCTTCCGTGACGGCGATGGCCCGTTCAATGGCGTTCTCCAGTTCCCGCACGTTCCCGGGCCAGGGGTGACGTAGAAGGAGTTCCATGGTCTCTCCGGAGACCCGCCGGATATTTTTCCCCGTTCTTTTTGCAAAGCGTTCCAGAAAATACCGGGCGAGGAGCGGAATATCTTCCCCTCTTTCCCGAAGAGGCGGAAGTGCAATCCGAATGACATTCAACCGGTAGAAGAGATCTTCCCGGAATGTCTTCGATTCCACCGCTTCGGACAGGTCCTTATTGGTCGCGGCGATGATCCGGACATCGACGGTGACGGGGGTTGTGCTACCGACCTTGAAGAAGGTCCCGTCCTGGAGGACTCGTAGAAGTTTGGCCTGCAGGGCGGGGCTCATCGCCTCCACTTCATCCAGGAACAAAGATCCGCCGTGGGCCTCTTCAAATAATCCTTTCCGTTT
This region includes:
- a CDS encoding OsmC family protein, with product MTMLNGLELEKLGATVEGVKQNWTAGKTVWKANTKWKGGFKVWTCSRDFTLLADEPEMLCGTDTAANPVEMVLQAYGACLTIGYAMNAAARGIELEDINIDLEGEIDLPGFLGLEPPEELNMDKLPGYKNIKATVKIKGKADAQALQDLHEHVIKTSPVGVTLSRPVAIETKLEVQ